The genomic DNA AGATAAGAAACAGGGCGGGAAGCGCATTTCCGTTGATAGTCAATGCACGCGTTGGTCATGATACGAAACAGCCAAGTCCAGATGGTGGAATCGCCTTTAAATGTCGGGAGTGCTCGAGTCACTTTTAGCAGCACTTCCTGGGTTACGTCTTCGGCTTCAAACTCATTTCCCAAGAAATTGCAAGCAAAATGGTGCAATGGTTTCCGCACTTTACCGATTAATTCTTCAATGGCTTGAGGATCACCCTGCTTAGCCTTGGCGATCAACTCCACATTTAACTCTGCCATCTTTACCTCAAATTAGTTGACGAAATTAACCCATAAATAGTTCATCCTCTTACTAATTTTTCTTGAATCATCCGATTATTCCTGCCTGTCCCGTTATTTTCCATAAAAAATGGCCGTAAAGACGGCCATTATCGACAACAACCCTTGCGGTGGTGATGATGGTGTTTTTTCCGTTTCTTGGGCCTGTGATAGGGGCACTGTTCCCAAGGAACGAGAAGATACGTCGGATAGGTGGGCTGCTGTGCCGATACCGGATAAAAGGCTTGCTCTGTCGGTATCGGGCAAATAGGCTGTGCTGATACCGGATAAACAGGTTGCTGTACTGGGATAGGTGCCGGTAGCGGCCTGGGTTCCGGGATGGTGGTCGGAGAAACCATTGGTCTCGGACAAGGAACCATCGGCATCGGTGTCGGAGCCGGTCTTTCCGCCGGAGCCGGTGCTGGTGTAGGAGCTGGTGCCGGAGCTGGTGCCGGAGCCGGTGCTGGTGCCGGAGCTGGAGCTGGCATCGGCATTGGCATCGGTATTGGCATTGGCATCGGCATCGGAACGGGCATCGGTGTCGGCATTGGTGTTGGCATTGGTGTCGGCATCGGCATCGGCATTGCTGCGGTCGGAATGCAGATCACTTGCCCGGGGTAAATCCGGTTCGGATCCGGAATCTGCGGATTTGCCGCGATCAACGCTGATAATGAAATGTTATTGCGCCTGGCGATATGATACAGCGTATCACCAGACCTTACGGTATATGGAGTTCCAGTGGGACATGAAACCGGAGCTTCTCCGCTCGGAATGCAGATATCCTGGCCCGGAAAGATCTGGTCGGGATTTTTGATTTGAGGATTGGCCCGAATCAACGCATCCAAGGTTACGCCGAAGCGCTGAGCGATAGCATACATGCTATCCCCTTTTACAACTTTATACATTTGACCACTCGGACAAGCGACGACCGCGCCTGCACCGCCGGGAATACAAATGGTTTGACCTGGAAAAATCAGATTGGGGTCACTTATTTGGGGATTCGCCGCAATTAGCGCCGCCAAGGAA from Hydrogenispora ethanolica includes the following:
- the safA gene encoding SafA/ExsA family spore coat assembly protein encodes the protein MSEEMKENSAEHAPTSGTTPACPAGHHRAAAPMCPNGQLYTVKSGDTMFFIAKRFNISLQSLLNANPQISDPNVIFPGQVICVPVGTPAQAVCPNGATYTVRSGDTMYEIARRNNISLAALIAANPQISDPNLIFPGQTICIPGGAGAVVACPSGQMYKVVKGDSMYAIAQRFGVTLDALIRANPQIKNPDQIFPGQDICIPSGEAPVSCPTGTPYTVRSGDTLYHIARRNNISLSALIAANPQIPDPNRIYPGQVICIPTAAMPMPMPTPMPTPMPTPMPVPMPMPMPIPMPMPMPAPAPAPAPAPAPAPAPAPTPAPAPAERPAPTPMPMVPCPRPMVSPTTIPEPRPLPAPIPVQQPVYPVSAQPICPIPTEQAFYPVSAQQPTYPTYLLVPWEQCPYHRPKKRKKHHHHHRKGCCR